The following proteins come from a genomic window of Natronogracilivirga saccharolytica:
- a CDS encoding efflux RND transporter permease subunit, with product MSLSAVSIRRPVLASVMSIVIVLFGILGYNSLGVREYPSVDPPIITVQTNYAGANSEVIEAQITEPLEEQLNGIAGIRTMTSVSREGRSTVTVEFDLDMDLEAAANDVRDRVSRAVRQLPPDVDNPIVSKADADASPIVFLNVQSDSHNLLDLSDIANVSFKERLQTIPGVSEVRIWGEKKYSMRLWLDPVKMSAYNISPVDVRDALDRENVELPSGRIEGFFSELTVRTLGRLETAEEFNRMIIKENDGTVVRLEDVGRAELGAENMRTILKRDGIPMVGVVLIPQPGANNIAITDEFYKRVEEIEADLPEGISTGIGFDTTEFIRDSIGEVQQTIIIAFLLVVMIIFLFLRDWRTTIIPVIVIPIAIIGSFFIMFVAGFSINVLTLLGLVLAIGLVVDDSIVVMENIYAKIEQGMEPTKAALKGVGEIFFAVISTTTALVAVFMPVIFLEGLTGRLFREFGVVMAGVVIISSFVALTLSPMLCSRILKQRKKKNILYRATEPFFSWLNRIYRDSLNTFMKVRWMAFVIMALAGAGMFLFWTLLPSELAPLEDRSRARVSVSGPEGVTFEYMDHHMDRMIRGVQDEFSEIDAIISVTSPGFGAASSVNSGFMNVILSDPSDRDRSQMEIADRMTEFLQDYTATRNFVSQDQTIGQRRGGLPVQYVLQAPNFERLEEMLPKFMDAASERSEFAVVDVDLKFNKPEVEMDIDRDRARQVGVSVRDISETVQLALTDQRLGFFIMDGKQYEVIGQLNRESRGSPEDLRNLYVRTSNNSQIQLDNLVSLSERSAPPQRFRFNRYVSATISAGMAPGYTLGDGIDAMDEVAGSVLDESFRTDLAGPSRDFVESADSLFFAFVLAIVLIYLVLSAQFESFRDPFIILFTVPLAVFGAFFTLWYFQETFNIFSQIGIIMLIGLVSKNAILIVEFANQRKAQGMELMDAITDAAAVRFRPILMTSLSTVLGVTPIALALGAGSESRIAMGLAIIGGLIFASILTLFVIPAIYSYLSSATTAADNRPEVASPESKQAEYVTGR from the coding sequence ATGAGTCTTTCAGCTGTAAGCATCCGCCGGCCGGTGCTCGCTTCGGTAATGTCGATTGTGATCGTACTTTTTGGCATCCTGGGATATAACAGTCTCGGCGTAAGGGAGTATCCCTCCGTCGATCCGCCGATTATTACCGTTCAGACCAACTATGCCGGTGCCAATTCCGAGGTTATCGAAGCTCAGATAACCGAACCTCTTGAGGAGCAGCTGAATGGTATAGCCGGTATCCGTACCATGACCTCCGTAAGCAGGGAGGGACGCAGCACCGTAACCGTTGAATTTGATCTGGACATGGATCTCGAAGCCGCAGCCAACGACGTGCGTGACCGGGTATCGCGTGCCGTCAGGCAGCTGCCTCCGGATGTCGACAATCCCATTGTCTCAAAAGCCGATGCCGACGCCAGTCCGATTGTCTTTCTGAATGTGCAGAGCGACTCTCACAACCTGCTTGATCTGAGCGACATCGCCAATGTTTCCTTTAAAGAACGGCTGCAGACAATTCCGGGGGTGAGCGAGGTGCGCATCTGGGGAGAAAAAAAATACTCCATGCGTCTGTGGCTGGATCCGGTAAAAATGTCAGCCTACAACATCAGTCCGGTTGATGTGCGTGATGCCCTGGACCGTGAGAACGTAGAGCTGCCCTCAGGGCGCATTGAGGGGTTCTTCTCGGAGCTTACCGTACGCACGCTCGGCAGGCTGGAGACGGCCGAAGAATTTAACCGGATGATCATCAAGGAGAATGACGGAACGGTTGTAAGGCTTGAAGATGTCGGCAGGGCCGAGCTTGGCGCCGAGAACATGCGCACCATACTGAAAAGGGATGGCATCCCCATGGTTGGAGTGGTGCTGATCCCCCAGCCGGGCGCCAACAACATTGCCATTACCGACGAATTTTACAAGCGGGTCGAGGAGATTGAAGCCGATCTTCCCGAGGGCATATCGACCGGTATCGGGTTTGACACAACCGAATTCATCCGCGACTCCATAGGCGAAGTGCAGCAAACGATCATCATAGCGTTCTTGCTGGTGGTCATGATCATTTTCCTGTTCCTGCGCGACTGGCGGACCACCATAATTCCGGTTATCGTCATCCCCATTGCCATTATCGGCTCATTCTTTATCATGTTTGTGGCCGGTTTTTCGATTAATGTGCTGACCCTGCTCGGACTGGTGCTGGCAATCGGACTGGTGGTTGATGATTCCATTGTGGTGATGGAGAACATCTATGCCAAAATTGAGCAGGGCATGGAACCGACAAAAGCGGCACTCAAGGGGGTCGGCGAAATATTCTTTGCCGTCATATCCACCACCACTGCACTGGTTGCGGTGTTTATGCCTGTCATCTTTCTTGAAGGTCTGACCGGACGGCTGTTCCGTGAATTTGGTGTGGTTATGGCCGGAGTGGTCATCATTTCATCATTTGTGGCGCTGACGCTATCGCCCATGCTGTGCTCCCGCATACTCAAGCAGCGGAAGAAGAAAAACATTCTCTACCGGGCAACAGAACCCTTCTTCTCCTGGCTGAACAGGATTTACCGCGATTCACTCAACACCTTCATGAAGGTAAGGTGGATGGCCTTTGTCATCATGGCCCTGGCCGGTGCCGGAATGTTCCTGTTCTGGACACTGCTGCCCTCGGAACTGGCGCCGCTGGAGGATCGCAGCAGGGCACGTGTAAGTGTTTCCGGTCCCGAAGGAGTGACGTTTGAATACATGGATCACCACATGGATCGTATGATCAGGGGTGTTCAGGATGAATTTTCGGAAATCGATGCCATTATATCGGTGACATCGCCCGGTTTCGGGGCGGCAAGTTCGGTCAACTCCGGCTTCATGAACGTGATACTTTCCGACCCGTCTGACCGTGACCGCTCACAGATGGAAATTGCAGACCGCATGACCGAATTCCTGCAGGATTATACAGCAACACGCAATTTTGTGTCGCAGGATCAGACCATTGGCCAGCGCCGCGGAGGGCTGCCGGTGCAGTACGTACTTCAGGCGCCCAACTTTGAGCGGCTTGAAGAGATGCTGCCGAAGTTCATGGATGCTGCGTCCGAACGATCTGAATTTGCGGTGGTCGATGTAGATCTGAAATTCAACAAGCCGGAAGTGGAAATGGATATCGACCGTGACCGGGCCCGGCAAGTCGGCGTTTCGGTCCGTGACATTTCTGAAACCGTGCAGCTTGCCCTGACCGATCAGAGGCTCGGATTTTTTATCATGGACGGCAAGCAGTACGAGGTTATCGGTCAGCTGAATCGTGAAAGCAGGGGATCTCCCGAGGATTTGCGCAATCTTTATGTCCGGACAAGCAACAACTCCCAGATCCAGCTCGACAACCTGGTCTCGCTCAGTGAGCGTAGTGCACCGCCCCAGCGTTTCCGGTTCAACCGGTACGTCTCCGCTACGATATCGGCCGGAATGGCTCCCGGATACACCCTTGGTGACGGTATTGATGCCATGGACGAAGTAGCCGGAAGTGTGCTGGACGAATCATTCCGGACCGACCTGGCCGGTCCCTCCCGTGATTTTGTCGAAAGTGCGGACAGCCTGTTTTTTGCCTTTGTTCTGGCAATTGTTCTCATTTATCTGGTGCTCAGCGCTCAGTTTGAAAGTTTTCGTGATCCATTCATCATACTGTTCACAGTTCCCCTGGCGGTCTTCGGTGCATTTTTTACGCTCTGGTACTTTCAGGAAACGTTCAACATATTCAGTCAGATAGGTATCATTATGCTGATCGGACTGGTATCAAAAAATGCCATTCTGATTGTGGAATTTGCAAATCAGAGAAAAGCACAGGGCATGGAACTGATGGATGCCATTACGGATGCCGCTGCCGTTCGTTTTCGTCCTATTCTTATGACCTCCCTGTCCACGGTGCTCGGCGTGACCCCGATCGCACTTGCCCTGGGAGCCGGTTCGGAAAGCCGTATTGCGATGGGCCTGGCAATTATCGGAGGACTGATTTTTGCAAGTATTCTGACCCTTTTTGTTATTCCTGCCATCTACTCTTACCTTAGTTCAGCCACCACTGCGGCGGATAATCGTCCGGAAGTGGCGTCACCAGAAAGCAAACAGGCTGAATATGTGACCGGCAGGTAA